The Phragmites australis chromosome 15, lpPhrAust1.1, whole genome shotgun sequence genome window below encodes:
- the LOC133893549 gene encoding alcohol dehydrogenase-like 2 isoform X1, giving the protein MEQNTARPRPIRCKAAVSKAPGQPLEMEEVEVAPPRAHEVRIRILCTSLCHTDITFWRMKDFPAMYPSILGHEAVGVVESVGDHVQEVAMGDTVVPVFLAQCGECADCLSARSNICSKLTPRAGAGMPRDGTTRFSLAATGEPVHNFIYVSSFAEYTVVDVAHVVKVGPFIPPEKACLLSCGVSTGVGAAWKVAAVEGGSTVAVFGLGTVGLAVAQGSTMRGAKRIIGVDLNQDKFEIGKRLGITDFVNPNDTEEKTVSEVITEMTGGGADYCFECVGSASLMTEAFKSSRMGWGKTIILGTDGGAAPISVSSSDIQKGRTVVGSLLGGIKPKDDIPVLAQLYMDKELELDEFITHQMGFDEINLAFDLLTQGRSLRCIVWMDGAKENGA; this is encoded by the exons ATGGAGCAGAACACCGCGAGGCCGAGGCCCATCAGATGCAAAG CGGCCGTGAGCAAGGCGCCTGGGCAGCCgctggagatggaggaggtggaggtggcgccgCCGCGGGCGCACGAGGTCCGCATCAGGATCCTCTGCACCTCGCTCTGCCACACCGACATCACCTTCTGGCGCATGAAG GATTTTCCGGCCATGTATCCGTCCATTCTGGGGCATGAAGCAGTCGG TGTGGTGGAGAGCGTGGGGGATCATGTGCAGGAGGTGGCCATGGGGGACACGGTGGTGCCGGTGTTCCTGGCGCAGTGCGGGGAGTGCGCCGACTGCCTCTCCGCGCGCAGCAACATCTGCTCCAAGCTGAcgccccgcgccggcgccggaatGCCGCGGGACGGCACCACGCGCTTCTCGCTCGCCGCCACCGGCGAGCCCGTCCACAACTTCATATACGTCTCCAGCTTCGCCGAGTACACGGTCGTAGACGTCGCGCACGTCGTCAAGGTCGGCCCCTTCATCCCGCCGGAGAAGGCGTGCCTGCTCAGCTGCGGCGTCTCCACCG GGGTCGGCGCAGCTTGGAAGGTTGCGGCAGTGGAGGGCGGCTCAACTGTTGCGGTCTTTGGACTGGGCACCGTGGGATTAGCG GTAGCGCAAGGGTCGACGATGCGTGGTGCTAAGAGGATCATCGGGGTCGATTTGAATCAGGACAAGTTCGAGATCG GTAAGAGACTGGGGATCACCGACTTTGTCAATCCAAATGATACCGAGGAGAAGACGGTCAGCGAG GTCATCACGGAGAtgaccggcggcggcgccgactACTGCTTCGAGTGCGTCGGCTCGGCTTCACTCATGACGGAAGCATTCAAGAGCTCTCGGATG GGGTGGGGGAAGACGATCATCCTCGGCACCGACGGCGGCGCGGCGCCGATCAGCGTATCGTCGTCCGACATCCAGAAGGGGAGAACGGTCGTCGGCTCGCTCCTCGGCGGGATCAAGCCCAAGGACGACATCCCCGTGCTGGCACAGCTGTACATGGACAAG GAGCTGGAGCTGGACGAGTTCATCACGCACCAGATGGGCTTCGACGAGATAAACCTGGCGTTCGACCTGCTCACGCAGGGGAGGAGCCTCCGATGCATCGTCTGGATGGACGGCGCCAAGGAGAACGGTGCGTGA
- the LOC133893549 gene encoding alcohol dehydrogenase-like 5 isoform X2, protein MEQNTARPRPIRCKAAVSKAPGQPLEMEEVEVAPPRAHEVRIRILCTSLCHTDITFWRMKDFPAMYPSILGHEAVGVVESVGDHVQEVAMGDTVVPVFLAQCGECADCLSARSNICSKLTPRAGAGMPRDGTTRFSLAATGEPVHNFIYVSSFAEYTVVDVAHVVKVGPFIPPEKACLLSCGVSTGVGAAWKVAAVEGGSTVAVFGLGTVGLAVAQGSTMRGAKRIIGVDLNQDKFEIGKRLGITDFVNPNDTEEKTVSEGWGKTIILGTDGGAAPISVSSSDIQKGRTVVGSLLGGIKPKDDIPVLAQLYMDKELELDEFITHQMGFDEINLAFDLLTQGRSLRCIVWMDGAKENGA, encoded by the exons ATGGAGCAGAACACCGCGAGGCCGAGGCCCATCAGATGCAAAG CGGCCGTGAGCAAGGCGCCTGGGCAGCCgctggagatggaggaggtggaggtggcgccgCCGCGGGCGCACGAGGTCCGCATCAGGATCCTCTGCACCTCGCTCTGCCACACCGACATCACCTTCTGGCGCATGAAG GATTTTCCGGCCATGTATCCGTCCATTCTGGGGCATGAAGCAGTCGG TGTGGTGGAGAGCGTGGGGGATCATGTGCAGGAGGTGGCCATGGGGGACACGGTGGTGCCGGTGTTCCTGGCGCAGTGCGGGGAGTGCGCCGACTGCCTCTCCGCGCGCAGCAACATCTGCTCCAAGCTGAcgccccgcgccggcgccggaatGCCGCGGGACGGCACCACGCGCTTCTCGCTCGCCGCCACCGGCGAGCCCGTCCACAACTTCATATACGTCTCCAGCTTCGCCGAGTACACGGTCGTAGACGTCGCGCACGTCGTCAAGGTCGGCCCCTTCATCCCGCCGGAGAAGGCGTGCCTGCTCAGCTGCGGCGTCTCCACCG GGGTCGGCGCAGCTTGGAAGGTTGCGGCAGTGGAGGGCGGCTCAACTGTTGCGGTCTTTGGACTGGGCACCGTGGGATTAGCG GTAGCGCAAGGGTCGACGATGCGTGGTGCTAAGAGGATCATCGGGGTCGATTTGAATCAGGACAAGTTCGAGATCG GTAAGAGACTGGGGATCACCGACTTTGTCAATCCAAATGATACCGAGGAGAAGACGGTCAGCGAG GGGTGGGGGAAGACGATCATCCTCGGCACCGACGGCGGCGCGGCGCCGATCAGCGTATCGTCGTCCGACATCCAGAAGGGGAGAACGGTCGTCGGCTCGCTCCTCGGCGGGATCAAGCCCAAGGACGACATCCCCGTGCTGGCACAGCTGTACATGGACAAG GAGCTGGAGCTGGACGAGTTCATCACGCACCAGATGGGCTTCGACGAGATAAACCTGGCGTTCGACCTGCTCACGCAGGGGAGGAGCCTCCGATGCATCGTCTGGATGGACGGCGCCAAGGAGAACGGTGCGTGA